One genomic window of Mucilaginibacter sp. SJ includes the following:
- a CDS encoding ribonuclease E inhibitor RraB, giving the protein MGLFSFFGKKDNGQFVSEEAFSEKSAIQLNMLPVLMEKLRALNVDEDRELMLEFFFYTNTYQKAGAFAQELSNLNYQVKYGVSEGDKNLFIITGWSAKVKMQDAVIASWISQMCSLGYKFDCEFDGWGTTPDQ; this is encoded by the coding sequence ATGGGGCTATTCAGTTTTTTCGGTAAGAAGGATAACGGACAATTTGTATCGGAAGAAGCATTCAGTGAAAAATCGGCAATACAGCTTAACATGTTGCCGGTACTTATGGAAAAGCTCAGGGCGTTAAATGTTGACGAAGACAGGGAACTGATGCTTGAGTTTTTCTTTTACACCAATACCTATCAAAAGGCCGGAGCATTTGCGCAGGAATTATCCAATTTAAACTACCAGGTAAAATATGGCGTTTCTGAAGGGGATAAAAATCTATTCATTATTACCGGCTGGTCTGCTAAAGTAAAAATGCAAGATGCGGTTATAGCTTCATGGATTAGCCAGATGTGTAGCCTTGGTTATAAATTTGATTGTGAGTTCGACGGCTGGGGTACCACGCCCGATCAGTAA
- a CDS encoding MmcQ/YjbR family DNA-binding protein, giving the protein MNIEELRDYCLQKPGATEGFPFGEDTLVFKIAEKIFLLTGLQTGDRFNVKCDPEWAVELRERYPEVQPGYHMNKKMWNTVQMNGALTRKQLCEMIDHSYNEVVKSLPKKVQAEIAVL; this is encoded by the coding sequence ATGAATATAGAGGAACTGCGTGATTATTGTTTGCAAAAGCCGGGTGCAACGGAAGGCTTCCCTTTTGGTGAGGATACCCTGGTTTTTAAAATTGCCGAAAAGATCTTTCTGTTAACCGGTTTACAAACCGGCGACAGGTTCAATGTTAAATGCGATCCTGAATGGGCTGTTGAACTCCGTGAACGCTACCCCGAAGTGCAGCCCGGTTACCACATGAATAAAAAAATGTGGAACACCGTGCAAATGAACGGCGCTCTTACCCGAAAACAACTTTGCGAAATGATTGACCACTCATACAATGAAGTGGTTAAAAGCCTGCCGAAGAAAGTGCAGGCGGAGATAGCTGTATTATAA
- a CDS encoding rhomboid family intramembrane serine protease, with the protein MEIIHTAPVASIIFAITIITSLLAFSNNNLYGRMMLHPYTVSRGKDIHTIITSGLIHRDWMHLFFNMLSYYFFAFGLEPVLGHVQFAILYTISLILSDMPTVLKHKDHYSYYSLGASGAVSAVIFSAILYNPLARMVILPIPIPIPAVIFGVLYLVYCHYASKYSRDQINHDAHFYGALSGLMITILFHHEILPDFWQQITMAVSNLGH; encoded by the coding sequence ATGGAAATTATACACACGGCCCCGGTGGCCAGCATCATTTTTGCAATAACAATCATTACTTCACTTTTAGCTTTTTCAAATAATAACCTTTATGGCCGCATGATGCTGCATCCTTACACCGTTTCGCGCGGAAAGGATATCCACACCATCATCACCAGCGGGCTTATTCACCGCGACTGGATGCATTTGTTTTTCAACATGCTGTCGTATTACTTTTTTGCCTTTGGGCTCGAGCCGGTACTGGGGCACGTTCAATTCGCCATACTGTATACTATAAGTTTAATATTGAGCGATATGCCAACGGTACTTAAGCATAAGGATCATTACAGCTATTATAGTTTGGGTGCGTCGGGCGCTGTAAGTGCGGTTATTTTTAGTGCTATATTATATAATCCGCTGGCCCGGATGGTGATATTGCCTATACCAATTCCTATCCCGGCAGTAATATTTGGCGTATTATATTTGGTGTATTGCCATTATGCGTCAAAATATTCGCGCGATCAGATCAACCATGACGCGCACTTTTATGGCGCACTGAGCGGCTTGATGATCACCATTCTATTTCACCATGAAATTTTGCCCGATTTTTGGCAGCAAATTACAATGGCAGTTTCAAATCTTGGCCATTAA
- a CDS encoding M14 family zinc carboxypeptidase → MKIVFAALIACFVALSAQAQLTPFELSKDKNYTATYAQVIDYYQKLNKLYPQQMKLINYGTTDVGKPLTLVVLSKDKVFDPAVIKKQNKRVLLINNGIHPGEPEGIDASMMLVRDLLKNNTLPKDVVICLIALYNIDGNLNRGLSRVSQNGPSAYGFRGNYRNLDLNRDFIKADSRNALAFTQILTTWKPEIFLDNHTSDGADYQYVMTLIETQKEKQNPILAEYTTKTLTPDLYGKMKKSGYEMIPYGAGEEGLPDSGIVSFLETPRFATGFAAQHNIISYITETHMLKPFDKRVYATYDFMQHLIEINQRDAKLIGELKRKADEEVTQQKNFALSWAVNNSKVDTITFKGYEAGHKTSEVSGLPRLYYDRNKPYKKTIRYYNTYKVTATADKPVAYVIPQAWGKVIDLFKLNGVQMKQLAHDTTLNLQMYYIADLKTPARPFEGHYLHTGVKLNPVDMPVKFYTGDYVVYTNQPINRYIVETLEPQGVDSFFAWNFFDSVLGEKEYFSDYVFEDIAADLLKKDPSIRQKLDDAKSKDPQLAKNAGAQLFFVYRNSPYFEKTFMRYPVGRLLTNTKLDLK, encoded by the coding sequence ATGAAGATAGTTTTCGCTGCCCTTATTGCCTGTTTCGTTGCCTTATCTGCCCAAGCCCAGCTTACCCCATTTGAGCTAAGTAAGGATAAAAATTATACCGCAACCTACGCCCAGGTAATCGATTACTATCAAAAGCTTAACAAGCTGTATCCGCAGCAAATGAAGCTTATTAACTATGGTACAACCGATGTGGGCAAACCCCTGACACTGGTGGTCCTTTCAAAAGACAAGGTGTTTGATCCGGCTGTGATCAAAAAACAAAACAAAAGGGTATTGCTTATCAACAACGGCATTCACCCTGGCGAGCCGGAGGGCATTGATGCAAGCATGATGCTGGTGCGAGATCTGCTTAAAAACAACACGTTGCCAAAAGATGTGGTGATTTGCCTTATAGCGCTGTATAATATCGACGGTAATCTTAACCGCGGCCTGAGCCGTGTAAGCCAGAACGGCCCATCAGCCTACGGTTTCAGAGGTAACTATCGCAATCTTGATTTAAACCGGGATTTTATTAAGGCCGATAGCCGCAATGCATTAGCCTTTACACAGATCCTGACTACCTGGAAACCTGAAATCTTTTTAGATAATCATACCAGCGATGGTGCCGACTATCAATATGTGATGACGCTCATCGAAACCCAGAAGGAAAAGCAAAACCCCATCCTGGCCGAATATACTACTAAGACACTTACCCCAGATCTGTACGGCAAAATGAAAAAGAGCGGGTACGAGATGATCCCCTATGGTGCAGGCGAAGAAGGATTGCCTGATTCGGGCATAGTAAGTTTTTTGGAAACCCCGCGCTTTGCTACCGGTTTTGCCGCACAGCATAATATCATCAGCTATATTACCGAAACACATATGCTGAAGCCTTTTGACAAGCGTGTATATGCTACTTATGATTTTATGCAGCATCTTATTGAAATTAACCAGCGCGATGCTAAACTGATAGGCGAGTTGAAACGCAAGGCCGATGAAGAAGTAACACAGCAAAAAAACTTTGCTTTAAGCTGGGCGGTTAATAACAGTAAGGTTGATACCATCACCTTTAAAGGTTATGAAGCCGGCCATAAAACCAGTGAAGTGAGCGGACTGCCAAGATTGTATTATGACCGCAATAAACCCTATAAAAAAACCATAAGATATTACAACACTTATAAAGTTACCGCAACCGCCGATAAGCCGGTAGCTTACGTAATTCCGCAGGCATGGGGCAAGGTGATTGACCTGTTTAAGCTGAACGGAGTGCAAATGAAGCAACTGGCGCATGACACCACGCTTAACCTGCAAATGTATTATATAGCCGATCTGAAAACACCGGCCCGGCCATTTGAGGGCCATTACCTGCATACCGGCGTAAAACTAAACCCGGTGGATATGCCGGTTAAATTCTATACCGGCGATTACGTGGTGTATACTAATCAGCCAATAAACCGTTATATCGTGGAAACGCTGGAACCGCAAGGTGTCGACTCGTTTTTTGCGTGGAACTTTTTTGATTCGGTGCTGGGCGAAAAAGAGTATTTTTCGGACTATGTTTTTGAAGATATAGCCGCCGATCTGCTAAAAAAGGATCCATCGATTAGACAAAAACTGGATGATGCCAAATCAAAAGATCCGCAGTTGGCCAAAAATGCCGGGGCGCAATTATTCTTTGTTTACCGCAATTCGCCTTACTTTGAAAAAACTTTTATGCGCTACCCGGTAGGCAGGCTTTTAACAAATACTAAACTCGATCTTAAATAA
- the pepT gene encoding peptidase T yields the protein MNFSSFIKFTVAERFLRYVIIDTQSDPSSVSFPSTEKQKDLGRLLVDELLAMGIADAHLDEYGYVYATIPSNTDKKVPVICFCSHMDTAPDCSGKDVKPIVHKNYQGQDLILPDDNTQVIRMAEHTDLKNQLGNDVITASGTTLLGADNKAGVAEIMDACYQLISHPEIKHGDIRILFTPDEEVGHGVDHVDIAKLGAFAAYTMDGESAGNMENETFSADGARLTINGVSSHPGFAKGKMESAIKIAGQIIAALPDELSPEHTEGMQGFVHPVGMEGHVETASIDFIIRDFDENKLADHVEVIRRTAVDVLKKFPGSTFDIAVSQQYRNMKGVLDQHPQIVDYAMEAINRTGLTAKLCSIRGGTDGSRLSFMGLPCPNIFAGEHAFHSRHEWVSIQDMQKAVETILHLCMIWEERS from the coding sequence ATGAATTTTAGCTCATTCATTAAGTTCACAGTAGCCGAACGCTTCTTGCGCTATGTTATCATTGATACGCAATCAGACCCTTCTTCGGTTTCGTTTCCATCAACAGAAAAGCAAAAAGATCTTGGCCGGCTGCTGGTTGATGAACTGTTGGCTATGGGTATAGCCGACGCGCATTTGGATGAGTACGGTTATGTTTATGCTACTATTCCGTCAAATACTGATAAAAAGGTACCCGTAATTTGCTTTTGCTCGCATATGGATACCGCGCCCGATTGCAGCGGAAAAGATGTAAAACCAATTGTACATAAAAATTACCAGGGCCAGGATTTAATATTGCCTGATGATAACACCCAGGTGATCCGCATGGCCGAGCATACCGATCTGAAGAACCAGTTGGGTAACGATGTTATTACAGCCAGCGGCACCACGCTGCTCGGCGCCGATAATAAAGCCGGTGTGGCCGAAATAATGGATGCCTGCTACCAGCTCATCAGCCATCCCGAAATAAAACATGGTGATATCCGGATCCTGTTTACGCCCGACGAAGAAGTTGGCCATGGTGTTGACCATGTGGATATTGCCAAATTGGGTGCCTTTGCCGCTTATACTATGGATGGAGAAAGCGCGGGTAATATGGAGAATGAAACTTTTTCGGCCGATGGCGCAAGGCTTACCATAAATGGTGTAAGCTCACATCCGGGATTTGCAAAAGGCAAAATGGAAAGCGCCATTAAAATTGCCGGACAAATTATTGCCGCCCTGCCTGATGAACTTTCGCCGGAACATACTGAAGGAATGCAGGGCTTTGTGCATCCGGTAGGTATGGAAGGGCATGTGGAAACCGCTTCTATCGATTTTATAATCCGGGATTTTGATGAAAATAAACTCGCAGATCATGTTGAGGTTATCCGCCGAACTGCTGTTGATGTATTGAAGAAATTTCCGGGCTCAACGTTTGATATTGCCGTGAGCCAGCAATACCGCAATATGAAAGGTGTGCTTGATCAGCACCCGCAAATTGTGGATTATGCTATGGAGGCCATTAACCGCACAGGCTTAACAGCTAAGTTATGCAGTATCCGGGGTGGTACCGATGGTTCAAGGCTTTCGTTTATGGGCTTGCCTTGTCCTAACATTTTTGCAGGCGAACATGCCTTTCACAGCAGGCACGAGTGGGTATCAATTCAGGATATGCAGAAAGCGGTTGAAACCATTTTGCACCTGTGCATGATCTGGGAAGAAAGAAGTTAG